From Chloroflexota bacterium, one genomic window encodes:
- a CDS encoding VCBS repeat-containing protein, whose protein sequence is MVIRRMMFVLLVIFSLSTVSAKSLETPTAEPLDAASPASPAATNAYTMRAGFPATKPNGSYFSSPTVVDLFKDGSPEILSADATGCIWGYNIYGQLLPGFPWMTGGACANTPRINGSLVVADINNDGLLEIVVGTRGKGTNAGQRGKVIVYQRNGAILSGWPKEMEWAYITNGNFPEVVHVAVADIIGDSKLEVIATTTNEAGSNTNFAPNVHAWYYTGNVVTGYPQSSAKGSGIWGHPALADIDNNGFSEILVGRDEIYFYRYNNNGTQYSGWPVQTYTNVNQTTWNVHDYMEFTRSGPAVADLDNDGSYEVIAAGKVRTPDGLPNNNYDPQIASAVFVTEPNGTRRTGWTDAKRAGAPLDVNFTPNNPIVVADLDSDGEKEFVVTFDDGTIRAYRENGTQMWSYFYAEEPVAGAPTRKVFGSEVVIADVTGDRKLDIVFGTYAFDRVYASVVGLYALDARNGALHAGFPLSLPNEGTASDNSAGSQKGIQAAPTISDLDNNCYVEILAHSRAGNIYVWETPGRNLPELMPWPMSRQNLQRTAWVQNPPEPRQQVFAPEQIQGGDFNVYLPMTRMGCDF, encoded by the coding sequence ATGGTTATTCGAAGGATGATGTTTGTTTTGCTGGTTATTTTTAGCTTGAGCACTGTTTCGGCAAAGTCGCTTGAAACGCCCACTGCTGAGCCACTCGACGCAGCAAGCCCCGCTAGCCCAGCCGCCACTAATGCCTACACCATGCGAGCTGGATTTCCGGCGACTAAGCCCAATGGCTCATATTTTTCCTCACCAACCGTCGTTGATTTATTTAAAGATGGCTCGCCCGAAATTCTTTCAGCCGATGCGACTGGTTGTATTTGGGGCTACAACATTTATGGTCAATTGCTGCCTGGCTTCCCCTGGATGACTGGCGGTGCATGTGCCAACACCCCTCGGATCAATGGTTCGTTGGTGGTCGCCGATATCAACAACGATGGCTTATTGGAAATTGTGGTTGGCACACGAGGCAAGGGGACGAATGCAGGTCAACGCGGCAAGGTGATTGTCTATCAACGCAATGGGGCCATTTTGAGCGGCTGGCCCAAAGAAATGGAATGGGCTTACATCACCAACGGCAACTTCCCCGAAGTGGTGCACGTCGCCGTCGCCGATATTATTGGCGATAGCAAACTTGAGGTGATTGCCACCACCACCAACGAGGCAGGCAGCAATACCAATTTTGCACCCAATGTACATGCTTGGTATTACACAGGTAATGTGGTTACTGGCTATCCCCAAAGCTCAGCTAAAGGTTCAGGCATTTGGGGCCACCCGGCTTTGGCCGACATCGACAATAATGGCTTTTCAGAAATTCTGGTGGGCCGCGATGAAATCTATTTCTATCGCTATAATAATAACGGTACCCAATATAGTGGCTGGCCAGTCCAGACCTATACAAATGTTAATCAAACCACTTGGAATGTCCACGATTATATGGAATTTACCCGCTCTGGACCAGCGGTTGCCGACTTAGATAATGATGGAAGTTATGAAGTCATTGCCGCTGGCAAAGTGCGCACGCCTGATGGCTTGCCGAATAATAACTATGATCCACAAATTGCTAGCGCGGTTTTTGTGACCGAACCAAATGGCACCCGCCGCACTGGCTGGACTGATGCCAAACGCGCTGGCGCACCCTTGGATGTCAACTTCACCCCCAACAATCCGATTGTTGTCGCCGATTTGGATAGTGATGGCGAAAAGGAATTTGTAGTTACCTTCGATGATGGCACGATTCGCGCCTATCGCGAAAACGGCACGCAAATGTGGTCATACTTCTATGCTGAGGAACCTGTTGCAGGTGCACCAACCCGCAAAGTATTTGGCAGCGAGGTGGTCATTGCCGATGTTACGGGTGATCGCAAGCTCGATATTGTCTTTGGTACCTATGCATTTGATCGGGTTTATGCGAGCGTTGTGGGGCTATATGCGCTTGATGCCCGCAACGGAGCCTTGCATGCTGGCTTTCCACTGAGCTTGCCCAACGAAGGCACGGCCAGCGATAATAGTGCTGGCTCGCAAAAAGGGATTCAAGCCGCCCCAACCATCTCCGATCTCGACAACAATTGTTATGTCGAGATTTTGGCCCACAGTCGGGCTGGCAATATTTATGTTTGGGAAACTCCAGGCCGCAATTTGCCTGAATTAATGCCTTGGCCGATGAGCCGCCAGAACTTGCAGCGCACCGCTTGGGTTCAAAACCCACCAGAACCACGCCAACAAGTATTTGCCCCCGAGCAAATTCAAGGCGGCGATTTTAACGTCTATCTGCCAATGACCCGCATGGGCTGCGATTTCTAA